The Anastrepha ludens isolate Willacy chromosome 2, idAnaLude1.1, whole genome shotgun sequence genome contains a region encoding:
- the LOC128862887 gene encoding putative GTP-binding protein 6 — translation MYIHRHKCIIRNYMKVSNKMLFKSMTNIASCFTICRNSQLRVLVRVNRLESAFESYVPDVNRTFTRWKYMQHKGVKGIRNRKSAYETLSKEDSNADIKMTSEAEDEGNDNGLLNLDDRAYEELANSAMHISPGSSSQNVFIIQPYVKWGSERNILTTPDGQLEEAKALVESLPNWRVVHAIKIPLETLQRKALFGSGKIEELKQQLQEHSTKYKLSCLFISKSTLTFGQKRFLEDTFKLPVLDRYSVVIQILRLHASSAEARLQVAMAEIPYIWSQAKDASPSIARKQGYSFTDTQREILRTRERKLKQELERIRDHRQLLRNKRKQKNYPVIAVVGYTNAGKTSLIKSLTQEQSMQPRNQLFATLDVTAHAGVLPCNLEVIYMDTVGFMSDLPTGLIECFVATLEDAMLADIILHVQDISHTCKQAQQQHVITTLQSLKNTVAASEQMPPIINVGNKVDLMSTELQPQPTENIHMVSATKLTGLKELLFEIERQILIATGRRKMTMRVRNGGAEVAWLYKNTAVTNVRVDEASAEHLLMTVVVSELTIQKFKRTFLSTNHADL, via the exons atgtatatacataggcATAAGTGCATTATACGTAATTATATGAAAGTTAGTAACAAAATGTTGTTCAAAAGTATGACGAATATAGCAAGTTGCTTTACTATATGTCGAAATTCGCAATTAAGGGTGCTTGTTCGAGTAAATCGCTTAGAAAGCGCTTTTGAAAGTTATGTGCCCGACGTTAATAGGACGTTCACCCGTTGGAAATATATGCAGCACAAAGGTGTAAAAGGTATACGCAACAGAAAAAGTGCTTACGAGACACTTTCAAAAGAAGACAGCAACGCAGATATAAAAATGACTTCAGAAGCTGAAGATGAAGGCAATGATAATGGCTTGCTCAACTTGGATGATCG cgcATACGAAGAATTGGCCAACAGTGCAATGCATATTTCGCCCGGTTCCTCTAGTCAAAACGTATTCATTATACAGCCATATGTGAAATGGGGCAGTGAGCGAAACATTCTAACAACTCCCGATGGTCAGTTGGAAGAGGCGAAAGCGCTAGTGGAATCATTGCCTAATTGGCGCGTGGTTCACGCTATCAAAATACCGCTAGAAACACTCCAGCGCAAGGCTCTTTTTGGCAGCGGCAAAATTGAAGAATTAAAACAACAGTTGCAGGAACATAGTACTAAATATAAACTATCCTGCCTCTTTATTAGCAAAAGCACATTAACATTTGGTCAAAAACGATTTCTGGAAGATACATTTAAACTGCCGGTGTTGGATCGCTATTCTGTTGTCATACAAATTTTACGTCTGCATGCCTCCAGTGCGGAGGCGCGCTTACAAGTGGCCATGGCTGAGATACCGTACATCTGGTCCCAAGCCAAGGACGCGAGCCCATCGATTGCACGCAAACAAGGCTACTCATTTACTGACACACAACGAGAAATACTAAGAACACGCGAACGTAAGTTGAAACAAGAACTGGAAAGGATTAGGGATCACAG GCAATTGCTGCGCAACAAACGTAAACAGAAAAACTATCCAGTGATTGCAGTAGTTGGATATACTAACGCTGGCAAAACATCACTGATCAAATCGCTAACGCAAGAGCAAAGCATGCAACCACGCAATCAGCTCTTTGCTACTCTGGATGTGACAGCACATGCGGGCGTGCTACCGTGCAATCTTGAAGTAATTTATATGGACACGGTGGGTTTTATGTCTGATCTACCCACTGGTTTAATAGAGTGTTTTGTGGCGACCCTCGAGGATGCTATGCTGGCA GATATAATATTGCATGTGCAGGATATTTCACACACATGCAAACAAGCGCAACAGCAGCACGTAATTACAACATTGCAATcacttaaaaatactgttgctGCAAGTGAACAAATGCCACCCATCATAAATGTTGGAAATAAAGTCGATCTTATGTCGACGGAATTGCAGCCACAGCCAACAGAAAATATACATATGGTTTCCGCGACAAAGCTTACAGGTCTCAAGGAATTGCTATTCGAAATTGAACGACAAATACTAATAGCGACGGGGCGTCGTAAAATGACAATGCGTGTGCGCAATGGTGGAGCTGAAGTGGCATGGTTGTACAAAAATACTGCGGTAACAAACGTACGCGTCGACGAGGCTAGCGCTGAGCATTTGCTAATGACAGTCGTTGTTAGCGAACTCACCATTCAGAAATTTAAACGAACGTTTTTATCAACAAACCATGCGGATTTATAA
- the LOC128862907 gene encoding transmembrane protein 141 — protein sequence MNDIKRLKDQQRDIHPGFDSYLNCMTRALFSGLASFCLTFSCCHFTQKLLRTKIHYPVQYSVLASAIVATGVSYTTTTSRTKACQAAWMAAEDKHTILKEEHY from the exons ATGAATGACATAAAACGCTTAAAGGATCAACAACGCGATATACATCCCGGATTCGACTCTTACTTGAATTGCATGACACGGGCTCTTTTCTCGGGTCTTGCTTCATTTTGCTTAA CATTTTCCTGCTGTCATTTTACACAAAAGCTGTTGCGCACAAAAATCCACTACCCCGTTCAATATAGCGTGTTGGCGTCGGCTATAGTGGCAACTGGTGTATCCTACACAACCACCACAAGTCGCACTAAAGCTTGCCAAGCAGCTTGGATGGCAGCTGAGGATAAGCATACTATACTGAAAGAAGAGCATTATTAA
- the LOC128856386 gene encoding thiamine transporter 1-like yields the protein MKEWLRISCLLCICGFVREIRPSESYITEYLLSGTRNLTQDELSREVYPVATYSYLSTLVVMFLITDFLRYKPLIIVMGVCGTVVSSMLLWTKSIAALQTLEFFYGLYMATEVAYYTYIYAKVDKQFYPKVTAHTRAAMFLGKLVAGSSAQILINLKLMTYKSLNYITLSTQIFSMLWAFTLPKVDKSLYFHRENYFDNAQSTSVVGSSSTDLQDTKSIKSGISENITPTEPFKLLWSHFYNAYSNLKVVQWSIWYAVNLAGYLQIISYIQVLWIEIEPHSEIAWNGSVDAVLTALSALMALAAGYIHAGRLKPLQSLLVLSIFAALEGGAILLCCRTSNIYVSYVGYILFGALYAFSITVASSEVARHLVEESFGLVFGVNTFLALVIQTLLTIIIVSNSGFVLNTCGQYTVYAFYFITASVITLFFVAVEYLVSRKSENRTNLVVE from the exons ATGAAGGAGTGGTTGAGAATTTCGTGCCTATTGTGCATATGTGGCTTCGTACGCGAGATTCGTCCTTCCGAGTCATACATAACGGAGTATTTGCTAAGTGGTACCCGAAATCTTACACAGGACGAg ctTAGCCGTGAAGTTTATCCTGTTGCAACCTACTCGTACCTTTCGACACTTGTGGTAATGTTTCTCATCACGGATTTTCTTAG ATACAAGCCCTTGATCATTGTAATGGGTGTTTGTGGCACTGTGGTGTCTTCCATGTTGCTCTGGACCAAATCAATTGCCGCACTACAAACACTTGAGTTTTTCTACGGTCTTTATATGGCCACTGAAGTGGCTTATTACACTTATATTTACGCTAAAGTAGATAAACAGTTTTATCCCAAGGTCACCGCCCACACACGAGCCGCTATGTTTTTGGGCAAGCTAGTCGCTGGCTCTTCCGCACAGATCCTAATTAATTTGAAACTAATGACCTATAAATCTTTGAATTACATAACACTAAGCA CTCAAATTTTTTCCATGTTGTGGGCTTTCACTTTGCCAAAAGTCGACAAAAGCTTATATTTTCACCGTGAGAATTACTTCGATAATGCACAGTCAACGTCGGTTGTAGGTTCCTCATCAACGGATTTGCAGGACACAAAGTCAATTAAAAGTGGGATCAGTGAAAATATAACCCCAACCGAACCATTTAAGTTGCTCTGGTCACATTTCTACAATGCATATAGCAATTTGAAGGTGGTTCAATGGAGTATTTGGTATGCAGTTAATTTGGCTGGCTACTTGCAAATCATTTCATATATTCAAGTGTTGTGGATAGAGATTGAACCGCATTCGGAAATCGCTTGGAACGGTTCTGTAGATGCTGTATTGACTGCGTTGTCGGCGCTTATGGCTTTGGCAGCTGGTTATATACATGCCGGACGTTTGAAACCACTGCAGAGTTTATTGGTTTTATCCATTTTCGCGGCACTTGAGGGCGGCGCAATTTTGCTCTGCTGTCGCACATCTAATATTTATGTTTCTTATGTTGGTTATATTCTTTTTGGAGCATTATATGCCTTTAGCATAACAGTTGCCAG CTCCGAGGTGGCACGTCACTTGGTAGAGGAAAGTTTTGGATTAGTTTTTGGAGTTAATACATTTTTGGCGCTCGTAATCCAAACGCTGCTAACGATAATAATTGTCTCAAACTCTGGATTTGTTTTAAACACATGCGGTCAGTATACTGTGTATGCATTTTACTTCATTACGGCGAGCGTCAtcacattattttttgtggCTGTGGAATACTTAGTAAGCAGAAAATcagaaaatcgcacaaatttaGTTGTAGAGTAG